A window from Mogibacterium neglectum encodes these proteins:
- a CDS encoding elongation factor G codes for MKGYSTDKIRNVILLGHGGCGKTTFLEAALLATGAITRIGKVEDGNTTSDYDKMEIEKKHSINTTLVPVEYQGYKYNFLDTPGLFDFKGEIRSALSTAASSIIMVDASAGVQVGTEKAWEECSKHKNPKFIVLTKIDKENVDVDRVVAQLREKFGNSVVTDDDKDALNEAVAGTDEALMEKFFNEEPFTDEEFYNGLMTGIATGDVVPIIKMSSKTGEGVDEVLRSISKYVPTPNMHPAYPAKNIKGEDVEITTDPAEKPVLWVFKTIADPFLGRISYAKVITGTIKVGQELYNARAQKMEKLGSMFFVRGKQQVPATEVVAGDIFALAKLAGTKTGDTLSLKSEGIEFEPIDFPKPNYFIAVQAKDKNDEEKMTQALFKLIEEDPSFALVRNVETHQSLLGGQGDLQIGIIKERLKKNYGIDVVTVPQKIAYRETIKGTSDVQGKHKKQSGGAGQYGDVHIRFSPAKENFEFSEELFGGAIPKSYVPAVEKGLIESMEKGPLAGCKVVNIKAVLYDGSYHDVDSNEMAFKIAASLAFKKGIVEAKPCLLEPIMKLDIVVPEKYTGDVMGDMNKRRGRILGMDPADDGTTCLHAEAPEAELFDYAIVLRAMTQARGSFEMEFSKYEEVPANLAQKIIEAHKQETEGK; via the coding sequence ATGAAAGGTTATTCTACAGATAAGATCAGAAACGTCATACTTTTAGGACATGGCGGCTGCGGTAAAACGACTTTTCTTGAAGCGGCTCTGCTTGCCACTGGTGCGATTACCAGAATAGGTAAAGTAGAGGATGGCAACACCACATCGGATTATGACAAGATGGAAATTGAGAAGAAGCATTCTATCAATACCACTCTAGTTCCGGTAGAGTACCAGGGATATAAATATAATTTCCTTGATACCCCAGGATTATTCGACTTCAAGGGGGAGATTCGTTCAGCGCTCAGCACAGCTGCATCATCGATTATCATGGTTGACGCATCTGCTGGAGTGCAAGTAGGAACTGAGAAGGCGTGGGAGGAATGCAGTAAGCATAAGAATCCAAAATTTATAGTCCTCACCAAGATAGATAAAGAAAACGTAGATGTAGATAGGGTTGTAGCTCAGCTTCGCGAGAAGTTCGGAAACTCTGTAGTTACGGATGATGACAAGGACGCTCTGAACGAGGCAGTTGCTGGTACAGATGAGGCTCTAATGGAGAAGTTCTTTAACGAAGAGCCATTTACAGATGAAGAATTTTATAACGGACTTATGACAGGAATTGCAACAGGAGATGTGGTGCCTATTATCAAGATGTCCTCAAAGACGGGAGAGGGAGTTGATGAAGTTCTACGTTCCATAAGCAAGTACGTTCCTACACCTAATATGCACCCTGCATATCCAGCAAAGAATATAAAAGGCGAAGATGTTGAAATTACAACAGACCCAGCAGAGAAGCCAGTGCTATGGGTATTTAAGACAATCGCTGACCCATTCCTAGGCAGAATTTCCTACGCAAAGGTTATCACAGGAACTATCAAGGTTGGTCAGGAACTGTATAACGCGCGCGCGCAGAAGATGGAGAAGCTCGGCTCCATGTTCTTTGTAAGAGGTAAACAGCAGGTTCCAGCAACTGAGGTTGTTGCTGGTGATATATTTGCACTTGCGAAGCTAGCAGGAACAAAGACTGGTGATACACTATCTCTCAAGAGTGAAGGGATAGAGTTCGAGCCAATCGACTTCCCTAAGCCAAACTACTTTATCGCAGTTCAGGCTAAGGACAAGAACGACGAAGAAAAGATGACACAGGCTTTATTCAAGCTGATTGAAGAAGATCCTTCGTTTGCACTCGTGAGAAATGTTGAGACACATCAGTCGCTTCTCGGCGGACAGGGAGACCTCCAGATTGGAATCATCAAAGAGAGGCTCAAGAAGAACTACGGAATCGACGTAGTGACTGTTCCTCAGAAGATAGCTTACAGAGAGACAATTAAGGGTACTTCAGACGTTCAGGGTAAGCACAAGAAGCAGTCTGGTGGTGCTGGACAGTATGGAGACGTGCACATCAGATTCTCGCCAGCTAAGGAAAATTTCGAATTTTCAGAAGAACTATTTGGCGGAGCAATCCCTAAGAGCTACGTTCCTGCAGTTGAGAAAGGTCTCATCGAGTCGATGGAGAAGGGTCCTCTTGCTGGTTGCAAGGTAGTTAACATCAAGGCGGTTCTATACGATGGTTCGTACCATGATGTAGACTCCAACGAGATGGCGTTCAAGATAGCTGCATCACTAGCTTTCAAGAAGGGTATCGTAGAGGCAAAGCCTTGCTTACTAGAACCAATCATGAAGCTCGATATCGTAGTTCCTGAGAAGTACACAGGCGATGTAATGGGGGATATGAATAAGAGAAGAGGGCGTATCCTAGGTATGGATCCAGCAGATGATGGTACAACCTGCTTGCATGCTGAAGCACCAGAGGCTGAGCTTTTCGATTACGCAATCGTGCTAAGAGCTATGACTCAGGCTAGAGGTAGCTTTGAGATGGAATTCTCCAAGTACGAAGAAGTGCCTGCTAACCTAGCGCAGAAGATAATTGAGGCGCATAAGCAGGAGACAGAAGGTAAATAA
- a CDS encoding AI-2E family transporter, protein MKFRDKLDSKYLKIVAYVVLAVGLSYALILFMGQYQSISKSVLGVVDWLADILKPAVIGAILAYILNPLVGVAERLITRNVKSLSQNPVQKRRRHTVAVLITLLLIVAIVLTSLTAVIYAVTKQVQTINADSINALVNSIVDQAKSFEHSFKQWLSKYNFSKNYDLNFEKNLINWISHKLNSASGLPTLLSNITAGVSTLLFSVMFAVYFLFDAENLRKYWGKMLRTIWSQRANDRLTYVYSDVNKVFSGYFRGAAMDGFTVALLIIIGLTVAGMPYGVMIGMMAGIANLIPYMGPIVGYGLTIVSGVISGEIKTMIISIIIISVVQVLDGAVINPKLLSHSIEIHPLLVLVAIIAGEKVGGFAGMIVAVPFAALLKIWFERLVERRAKARACEDTIAVAGSVDGEGLEE, encoded by the coding sequence ATGAAATTTAGAGACAAATTAGACAGTAAATATCTCAAGATCGTGGCTTATGTAGTTCTGGCAGTGGGACTGTCTTATGCTTTGATTTTATTTATGGGACAGTATCAGAGCATTAGCAAGAGCGTACTTGGTGTTGTAGATTGGCTTGCCGATATTCTTAAGCCAGCGGTAATCGGTGCGATTTTGGCGTATATCCTCAATCCGCTAGTTGGAGTAGCTGAAAGACTGATAACGCGAAATGTAAAATCGCTAAGTCAAAACCCCGTTCAGAAGAGGCGTAGACACACAGTAGCAGTTTTGATAACGCTTCTGCTCATCGTAGCGATTGTGCTGACCTCACTCACAGCGGTCATATATGCAGTGACAAAGCAGGTGCAGACTATAAATGCTGACAGCATCAATGCACTCGTGAACAGCATTGTGGATCAGGCGAAATCATTTGAACATAGCTTCAAGCAGTGGCTTTCAAAGTACAACTTCAGCAAGAACTACGACCTTAACTTTGAAAAGAATCTAATTAACTGGATTTCACATAAACTAAATAGTGCAAGCGGTCTACCGACGTTACTTTCGAATATCACGGCTGGTGTGAGCACATTGCTGTTCTCGGTTATGTTCGCGGTATACTTCTTATTTGACGCAGAAAACCTCAGGAAGTACTGGGGCAAGATGCTAAGGACAATCTGGTCGCAGCGTGCGAATGACAGGCTGACATACGTGTACAGCGATGTTAACAAGGTGTTTAGCGGATACTTCCGCGGTGCAGCGATGGATGGATTTACAGTGGCACTCCTCATCATTATCGGGCTGACTGTAGCTGGCATGCCTTACGGTGTGATGATCGGTATGATGGCTGGTATTGCGAATCTGATTCCGTATATGGGACCGATTGTCGGATATGGACTCACTATCGTGTCAGGTGTGATTTCTGGCGAGATTAAGACGATGATTATATCTATCATAATCATCTCGGTGGTACAGGTTCTGGATGGTGCGGTTATCAATCCAAAGTTATTATCTCACAGTATTGAAATTCACCCGCTGCTGGTATTGGTAGCTATCATCGCAGGTGAGAAGGTGGGCGGATTTGCAGGTATGATCGTTGCTGTGCCGTTTGCTGCGCTGCTCAAGATATGGTTTGAACGCCTCGTTGAGAGAAGAGCGAAGGCTAGAGCATGTGAAGATACCATCGCTGTAGCTGGCAGCGTGGATGGAGAGGGCTTGGAAGAGTAA
- the tnpA gene encoding IS200/IS605 family transposase — MANKSYSLSHTKWMCKYHIVFTPKYRRKIIYNKYRKDLQEYIKRLCKYKEVEILEGHMMLDHVHLLVEIPLRISVSSFMGYLKGKSTLMMFERYANLKYKLGDRHFWAEGYYVSTVCLNEAIIKKYIQEQEQQDITKDKLSVKEYVDPFK, encoded by the coding sequence ATGGCGAATAAGTCATATAGTTTATCGCACACAAAATGGATGTGCAAATATCATATAGTTTTTACACCTAAATATAGGCGAAAAATAATATATAACAAATATAGAAAAGATTTACAAGAGTATATTAAACGACTCTGTAAATACAAAGAGGTAGAAATACTAGAAGGACACATGATGCTGGATCACGTACATCTACTTGTAGAAATACCACTGAGAATAAGTGTATCAAGTTTCATGGGATATCTCAAGGGAAAGAGCACTCTAATGATGTTTGAGAGATATGCAAATTTGAAGTATAAATTGGGGGATCGACATTTTTGGGCAGAAGGATATTATGTAAGTACAGTATGCTTGAATGAAGCAATAATAAAGAAATACATTCAGGAACAAGAACAACAAGATATCACGAAAGATAAGTTAAGTGTGAAAGAGTACGTAGATCCATTTAAATAA
- a CDS encoding DDE-type integrase/transposase/recombinase: MQRNFRSEKPDELLLSDISGFAIPAGKVYLSPAVDCFDGMLVTWRISEHPNADLVNGMLDDVIANIGTKFKPILHTERGCHYRWPDWTEKMEINGYTRFM, translated from the coding sequence GTGCAGAGGAACTTTCGTAGCGAGAAGCCAGATGAACTTCTTTTGTCGGATATTAGCGGGTTTGCTATTCCGGCAGGCAAGGTATATCTGTCTCCGGCAGTAGATTGCTTTGATGGAATGCTGGTCACGTGGCGAATAAGTGAACATCCAAATGCCGATCTAGTCAATGGCATGCTCGACGATGTGATTGCGAATATAGGCACAAAATTCAAACCAATCCTTCATACAGAACGAGGATGCCACTATCGCTGGCCAGATTGGACTGAGAAGATGGAGATAAACGGATATACAAGATTCATGTAA
- a CDS encoding PD-(D/E)XK nuclease superfamily protein, with protein sequence MARQANTHGGGARTNANGLHFEQTTALDTALTFAGYRVSGHTVYDGTVKIGLSVQKYDFYRYFLEPNHIDYTDYNSKKWLPDECFVNLQTHNVYIIEKKFQNSSGSVDEKLPNCDFKKKEYEKLCHPIGFDVEYLYVFNDWFKHGVYRDTLEYIEDVDCNYFYNEIPLNFLGL encoded by the coding sequence ATGGCTAGACAAGCTAATACACATGGGGGTGGCGCTAGAACAAACGCAAATGGGTTACATTTTGAGCAAACCACCGCTCTCGATACTGCATTAACATTTGCAGGATATAGAGTATCTGGACATACCGTTTATGATGGAACAGTTAAAATAGGATTATCCGTACAGAAATATGATTTCTATAGATATTTCCTAGAACCTAACCATATTGATTACACTGATTATAATTCAAAGAAATGGTTGCCTGACGAATGTTTTGTTAATCTTCAAACACATAATGTTTACATAATTGAGAAGAAATTTCAAAATTCATCCGGTTCTGTAGACGAAAAACTACCTAACTGTGATTTTAAGAAGAAAGAGTATGAAAAGCTCTGTCATCCAATAGGATTTGATGTTGAGTACCTTTATGTTTTTAACGATTGGTTTAAGCATGGAGTTTATAGAGATACTCTTGAATACATTGAAGATGTTGACTGCAATTACTTCTATAATGAAATCCCTTTAAATTTCCTAGGCTTATAA
- a CDS encoding helix-turn-helix domain-containing protein, which translates to MQFSNETELYQVIGSNIKYYREQAGLTQIQLSEQVQISISYLSKIEASGCAKSLSISVLNHIANALDLDITEFFQKR; encoded by the coding sequence ATGCAATTTTCAAATGAAACGGAGCTGTATCAAGTTATTGGCTCAAATATAAAATACTACAGAGAGCAAGCTGGCTTAACTCAAATCCAGTTGTCGGAACAGGTACAAATTAGCATTAGCTACCTCTCAAAGATAGAAGCTTCCGGTTGTGCCAAGAGTCTTTCCATTTCTGTATTAAATCATATTGCTAATGCACTTGATTTAGATATCACAGAATTCTTTCAGAAGAGGTAA
- a CDS encoding TRM11 family SAM-dependent methyltransferase → MLIFLQPNSFSPEQSTIWSFPDRGKWATHSGRYRGNWSPYVPRNLILRYSKPGDWILDQFLGSGTTLVEAKLLNRNAVGLDINPQSVSLSETNLNFECESQSKIFVRHGDATELSFIKDNRIDFICTHPPYANIIKYSANIEGDISLLDEQVFFDSINKVAKESYRVLKKGKCCAVMIGDKRYRGNVVPLGFQLMQCFLDEGFKLKEIIIKEQHNCKSTDKWVGIEKKFLMLAHEYIFVFYK, encoded by the coding sequence ATGCTTATCTTTTTACAACCGAATAGCTTTAGCCCAGAGCAATCAACAATCTGGTCTTTTCCAGACCGAGGAAAATGGGCAACCCACTCAGGACGTTATCGAGGAAATTGGTCACCATATGTGCCGAGAAACTTGATACTTCGTTATTCTAAACCAGGAGACTGGATTCTAGATCAATTCTTAGGTAGTGGCACAACATTAGTTGAAGCCAAATTACTTAATCGAAATGCGGTTGGGTTAGATATCAATCCGCAATCCGTTTCTTTATCAGAAACAAATCTCAATTTTGAATGTGAATCACAATCGAAAATTTTTGTAAGGCACGGAGATGCTACAGAACTATCATTTATCAAAGATAATAGGATTGACTTTATATGCACACATCCGCCGTACGCAAATATCATCAAGTACAGTGCAAATATAGAAGGTGATATTTCACTCTTGGATGAGCAAGTTTTTTTTGATTCAATAAATAAGGTCGCAAAAGAATCATATCGTGTTTTGAAAAAGGGTAAGTGTTGTGCTGTGATGATAGGAGATAAAAGGTATAGAGGTAATGTGGTTCCACTAGGATTTCAGTTAATGCAATGTTTTTTGGATGAAGGATTTAAATTAAAAGAAATAATCATCAAAGAACAACATAACTGTAAATCTACAGACAAATGGGTTGGCATTGAAAAGAAATTTTTAATGTTGGCACACGAATATATTTTTGTTTTTTACAAATAA
- a CDS encoding DNA adenine methylase — MSNKNVAPFVKWAGGKRQLLDKISERMPKTYNNYYEPFIGGGAVLFELQPEMAVINDINASLINTYRIIASNPQEFIARVNKLDAAMGDDVKTYYCTLREHYNDKLMKEEFDIELAALFVFINKHCFNGLYRVNGKGLFNVPCNNSTKLSIDEESIMAVSEFLKSITILQGDFEEACRDAQRGDFVFFDSPYAPLNSTSFESYTKEGFDVESHERLAKLFDELTQRGCYCMITNHNTEFINKLYGNKGYEIDVVSVKRMINSDATKRTGEEVIICNY, encoded by the coding sequence ATGTCTAATAAGAATGTGGCACCATTTGTGAAATGGGCAGGAGGAAAAAGACAATTGCTGGATAAAATATCAGAGAGAATGCCTAAAACCTATAATAACTATTATGAACCATTCATTGGTGGAGGAGCGGTGTTGTTTGAATTACAACCGGAGATGGCTGTAATAAATGATATCAATGCTTCTCTGATTAATACATATAGAATAATCGCAAGTAATCCACAGGAGTTTATTGCTAGGGTTAATAAGTTAGATGCTGCGATGGGAGATGATGTAAAGACATATTATTGTACATTAAGAGAACACTATAATGACAAATTAATGAAAGAGGAGTTTGATATTGAGTTAGCAGCATTATTTGTATTTATAAATAAGCATTGTTTTAATGGACTGTATAGAGTAAATGGAAAAGGTTTATTTAATGTTCCTTGCAATAATAGCACCAAGCTGTCTATTGATGAGGAATCAATAATGGCAGTATCTGAATTTTTGAAGAGTATAACAATATTGCAAGGTGATTTTGAAGAGGCTTGTCGTGATGCACAAAGAGGAGATTTTGTGTTTTTTGATAGTCCGTATGCTCCTTTGAATTCTACCTCCTTTGAGTCTTATACGAAGGAAGGATTTGATGTTGAAAGTCATGAGCGATTGGCAAAACTATTTGATGAATTAACCCAGCGTGGATGTTATTGCATGATTACAAATCACAATACCGAATTTATCAATAAGCTATATGGCAATAAAGGCTATGAAATTGATGTGGTCAGTGTAAAAAGAATGATTAATTCAGATGCTACAAAGCGAACAGGAGAAGAAGTTATTATTTGCAATTATTAA
- a CDS encoding DNA-methyltransferase has product MERLLGKKQQYFYENPSAQIILGDSFQVLSKMKPESIDMIFADPPYFLSNDGITCKGGRMVSVNKGEWDRIGEEATHISDKHRFNRKWIKLCKRVMKPDGSIWISGTLHNIYSIGMALEQEGFKIINNITWQKTNPPPNLTCSCFTHSTETILWAQKADKKSRHYFNYELMKEQNDGKQIKDVWVGSLTKPSEKKAGKHPTQKPEYLLERIIQASTQRGDIVLDPFCGSGTTGVVANRFGRVFIGIDTEEDYLNITKARLEMGLNDKYGFE; this is encoded by the coding sequence ATGGAAAGATTACTTGGGAAAAAACAGCAATATTTCTATGAGAATCCGTCTGCGCAGATAATACTTGGAGATTCATTCCAAGTATTAAGTAAGATGAAACCTGAGAGCATCGATATGATTTTTGCAGATCCACCGTACTTTTTAAGCAATGATGGAATTACTTGTAAAGGTGGCCGAATGGTGTCTGTGAATAAAGGGGAATGGGATAGGATTGGAGAGGAAGCAACCCATATTTCAGATAAGCATAGGTTTAATAGAAAGTGGATAAAGCTTTGTAAGAGAGTGATGAAGCCTGATGGAAGTATTTGGATATCGGGGACTCTACATAATATTTATTCTATTGGAATGGCATTAGAACAGGAGGGCTTCAAAATAATAAATAATATTACTTGGCAAAAAACAAATCCGCCTCCCAATTTAACCTGTAGCTGTTTCACTCATTCAACTGAAACGATATTGTGGGCGCAGAAAGCTGATAAGAAATCTCGACACTATTTTAATTATGAGCTCATGAAAGAACAAAATGATGGCAAGCAGATTAAGGATGTTTGGGTTGGTAGTCTGACAAAACCATCAGAGAAGAAGGCTGGAAAGCATCCGACGCAGAAGCCAGAGTATTTATTAGAGAGAATAATACAGGCATCAACACAACGGGGGGATATTGTATTAGATCCTTTTTGCGGTTCTGGTACAACAGGGGTAGTGGCTAATAGATTTGGTAGAGTTTTTATTGGAATTGATACAGAAGAAGATTATTTGAATATTACAAAAGCACGATTGGAGATGGGACTAAATGACAAATATGGATTTGAATAA
- a CDS encoding DpnII family type II restriction endonuclease: MALLNTLKDSENIEDEFRDLVSEYPDCIKAIPLLLAVKENILL, encoded by the coding sequence TTGGCTCTATTGAATACATTAAAGGACTCGGAAAATATAGAAGATGAATTCAGAGATTTAGTGTCTGAATATCCAGATTGTATAAAGGCTATTCCCCTATTGCTCGCAGTAAAAGAGAATATACTGCTATAA
- a CDS encoding HipA family kinase translates to MNLGSTEPKFAILEDETQVVAKLYNGPEGNLVLFNEYLCYRLAILLAIPMPKSGVCILDSSSEIQDEELATSHNYGKAFFSEYMPKVTKLLPTIISKMRNKKDFVKLLLFDHVIFNTDRNFGNLLVRFCKDDVSLKVIDHTHVFINQTSWDASCLKRAMEENDLLDTKVLEYNSYLYEMFFHNFSVTKEMLEKESLIFKRKINRDTIMRIIDIIPEEWKPKQKDIDELVNYILYRVDNLDVIISTVLTYNNR, encoded by the coding sequence ATGAACCTTGGTTCTACAGAACCTAAATTTGCAATTTTAGAAGATGAAACACAGGTTGTTGCAAAATTATATAATGGACCGGAAGGGAATTTAGTGCTCTTTAATGAGTATTTATGCTATCGTTTGGCTATTTTATTAGCTATTCCGATGCCAAAATCGGGTGTTTGCATTTTGGATAGTTCTTCGGAAATACAAGATGAAGAACTTGCTACTTCGCATAATTATGGAAAAGCTTTTTTTTCAGAATATATGCCAAAAGTTACAAAACTACTTCCCACCATTATCAGTAAAATGAGAAATAAAAAGGATTTTGTAAAGCTTCTACTATTTGATCATGTTATATTTAATACAGATAGAAATTTTGGAAATTTATTAGTGCGATTTTGTAAGGATGATGTTTCACTAAAAGTAATAGACCATACACATGTTTTTATAAATCAAACGTCTTGGGATGCGAGTTGCTTGAAAAGGGCAATGGAAGAAAATGATTTATTAGACACAAAAGTGCTGGAATATAATTCTTACTTGTATGAAATGTTTTTTCATAATTTTTCTGTTACAAAAGAGATGTTGGAAAAAGAAAGCTTGATATTTAAACGCAAGATTAATCGTGATACAATAATGAGAATTATCGACATTATTCCCGAAGAGTGGAAACCCAAACAGAAAGATATTGATGAACTTGTAAATTATATCCTATACAGAGTAGATAATTTGGATGTTATAATATCTACAGTTTTGACATACAATAACAGATAG
- a CDS encoding DUF3037 domain-containing protein, translating to MYHIEYAALNYYHSPISDECLCIGVLFHNVTKGQRDFKYISNFQRFHAFDDEADIDFVKLYLRGIKDEVETSIFNFNKEFDLSSYVRVYANEFRFSPVRTLSVNENEDYIDNLSKLYLKYDLPKSRRLNNNEEKKLIRRVLESNNLEFTTQKIDGPYSDEISFDYQVGNVCIKMFSFKGKNLKRVIGSARQWSFVAGELGSQKKVLFIYDSDYEDMSNLNIIIKILSKNAKVMKLDDGMDYILKQCS from the coding sequence ATGTACCACATTGAATATGCAGCATTGAATTATTATCATTCACCTATATCAGATGAGTGCTTATGTATAGGTGTGTTATTTCACAATGTAACAAAAGGACAACGTGATTTCAAATATATTTCTAATTTCCAACGTTTTCATGCTTTTGATGATGAAGCGGATATTGATTTTGTTAAACTCTATTTACGCGGAATTAAAGATGAAGTTGAGACTTCTATTTTTAATTTTAACAAAGAATTTGACCTTTCTTCATACGTTAGAGTGTATGCAAATGAATTTAGGTTCTCGCCAGTTAGGACTCTTTCAGTCAATGAAAATGAGGATTATATAGATAATTTATCGAAATTATATTTGAAATATGATTTACCAAAATCACGGAGATTAAATAACAATGAAGAAAAGAAATTAATTCGTAGAGTGCTTGAATCAAATAATCTTGAATTTACTACCCAAAAGATTGATGGACCATATAGTGATGAAATTTCCTTTGATTATCAAGTTGGAAATGTGTGCATTAAAATGTTCTCCTTTAAGGGAAAAAACTTAAAGAGAGTTATTGGAAGTGCTAGACAATGGTCTTTTGTAGCTGGCGAGTTGGGATCACAAAAGAAAGTATTATTCATATATGATTCAGATTATGAAGATATGAGCAATCTCAATATAATTATTAAGATACTATCAAAGAATGCAAAGGTTATGAAATTGGATGATGGAATGGATTATATTTTGAAGCAGTGTTCGTAG
- the radA gene encoding DNA repair protein RadA has product MAKKVKSVYMCAECGNEFPSWQGQCSYCGAWNSIVEQKVKPDADSDARRRTTSRATPSKLKGVGTGNYTRITSGISELDRVLGGGIVLGSMILISGEPGIGKSTLIIQSANSIALNNGTVLYVSGEESEEQVKLRADRVCENLSDNLFIFPENNIDSVLAACEQTKPKFLVIDSIQTMYSEELDNTAGSITQIRACSNLLMKYAKTNNVPIFIVAHVNKLGDLAGPKTIEHMVDCVLNFVGERDRDLRILRSVKNRFGTTEEIGAFSMGSRGMTEVRDLSGTLLESSDIREEGSVASALYEGSRPVFFEIQALVTPANVGFARRSAIGIDNNRLNMILAVLEKKVGISLLNHDVYVNVVGGLKPDGPGADLAVALAIYSSFLERTSPRRVVALGEVGLTGNLRAVRNADRIVSEAARLGYETVILPRGNVKVSNPNADIQVVGAESLASAIKAFIDRN; this is encoded by the coding sequence ATGGCTAAGAAAGTGAAATCAGTATATATGTGTGCGGAGTGTGGCAACGAGTTTCCGAGCTGGCAGGGGCAGTGCTCTTACTGTGGTGCGTGGAATTCGATTGTAGAGCAAAAGGTTAAACCGGATGCTGATAGTGACGCGCGCAGGAGGACGACTAGCAGGGCGACTCCATCAAAGCTAAAAGGCGTGGGGACTGGAAATTACACGAGGATTACATCTGGGATTAGTGAGCTCGATAGAGTTCTCGGTGGCGGAATCGTGCTCGGTTCGATGATTCTGATATCTGGTGAACCTGGAATTGGGAAGTCAACACTGATAATTCAGTCTGCCAATTCGATTGCGCTTAATAATGGAACAGTTCTCTATGTTAGCGGTGAGGAGTCTGAGGAACAGGTGAAGCTAAGGGCTGACCGCGTATGCGAAAATCTGTCTGATAATCTGTTCATTTTTCCAGAGAACAACATAGATAGTGTGCTTGCGGCCTGTGAGCAGACAAAACCGAAATTCCTTGTGATAGATTCAATTCAGACGATGTATTCGGAGGAGCTGGACAACACTGCTGGCAGCATCACGCAGATTCGTGCGTGTTCAAATCTGCTCATGAAGTATGCTAAGACAAATAATGTGCCGATTTTCATAGTTGCTCATGTCAATAAGTTAGGTGACCTCGCTGGGCCTAAGACTATCGAGCACATGGTTGACTGCGTGCTTAACTTTGTGGGTGAGCGAGATAGAGATCTCAGGATTCTTCGTTCTGTCAAAAACAGATTTGGAACCACCGAGGAAATTGGGGCATTCAGCATGGGCTCTAGAGGTATGACCGAAGTTAGAGACTTGTCGGGAACTCTGCTCGAGAGCTCGGATATCAGGGAAGAGGGTTCGGTCGCTTCGGCGCTCTATGAGGGCAGCCGTCCTGTGTTCTTTGAAATTCAGGCACTAGTGACGCCTGCCAATGTCGGTTTCGCGCGCCGAAGCGCAATCGGTATCGATAATAATAGACTCAATATGATTCTGGCTGTGCTTGAGAAGAAAGTCGGAATCTCGTTGCTGAATCATGACGTTTATGTCAATGTGGTCGGCGGACTGAAGCCCGATGGGCCAGGTGCAGACCTGGCCGTCGCGCTCGCGATCTACAGCTCGTTCCTCGAGCGCACCTCGCCTCGCCGCGTAGTGGCGCTCGGCGAGGTCGGGCTTACCGGCAATCTGCGAGCGGTGAGGAATGCTGACCGTATAGTAAGTGAAGCAGCTAGACTAGGATACGAAACCGTGATCTTGCCACGGGGCAATGTCAAGGTGTCAAATCCTAATGCTGATATCCAGGTTGTAGGAGCAGAGAGCCTCGCGTCTGCCATCAAAGCCTTTATAGACAGGAACTAA